The following are encoded together in the Brassica napus cultivar Da-Ae chromosome A9, Da-Ae, whole genome shotgun sequence genome:
- the LOC106363816 gene encoding uncharacterized protein LOC106363816 translates to MGISSSVPSYSASLSNATTASPPPPPPSPPPSSPSRVNEKSNGPERPRFFDGKAKNKCWSNADVVPGRHPERWRKDAAGNVVCKRFGNCGGCLCFEYDHIVPYSKGGESTAENCQILQTRVNRFKAAQENVDAETLKGYSCGLQFTDKELDVIEMAVYGDVLRPGKECRCKTVAELLGQYKAKDGKAACELPS, encoded by the exons ATGGGGATCTCTTCCTCCGTACCTTCGTACTCCGCCTCTTTATCTAACGCCACCACggcctctcctcctcctcctcctccgtcgcCGCCGCCTTCATCGCCGTCACGCGTCAATGAGAAATCAAACGGACCTGAGAGGCCTCGATTCTTCGATGGAAAGGCGAAGAACAAGTGCTGGTCAAACGCTGACGTCGTCCCCGGTCGACATCCCGAGAGGTGGCGTAAAGACGCCGCCGGAAACGTCGTCTGCAAGAGATTCGGAAACTGCGGCGGATGTCTCTGTTTCGAGTACGATCACATTGTTCCTTACTCCAAAG GTGGAGAATCGACGGCGGAGAATTGTCAGATTCTTCAAACTAGAGTGAACAGATTCAAAGCAGCTCAGGAGAATGTGGATGCTGAGACACTTAAGGGATATTCATGTGGCTTGCAGTTCACAG ACAAGGAGCTTGATGTTATTGAAATGGCGGTTTACGGAGACGTGTTACGACCTGGAAAAGAATGTCGCTGCAAAACTGTAGCCGAGCTGCTTGGTCAGTACAAGGCCAAAGATGGTAAAGCCGCGTGCGAGTTACCATCataa
- the LOC106369065 gene encoding dnaJ homolog subfamily C member 16 gives MAKESPSSSSSMPSVLRAYAAPIFIFVLAMFFQLFLLPRSFPTSHYDVLGVKTYGSEDDVREAYEAIASKWNSDSGDARPADFIKIQYAYELLTNPVWKRDYDLYGIDESLHIIEELEKQYSVEDFAKIKTPLLEAVSYEPEHEGFMAITSQDFASKFQDSKPWLIQLYSSGSNSSAQFSMAWRRIVDLLDGVANHAMVELGDVRLVTYLAEKKTTGQVLFRNGLPSIVAFPPQCKTADCLIRFEGELSTDAITDWFATTVLELPRVFYHTKETLVPKFLAKVPPNKVRVILFSQTGERATPSVRQAAKDYWNFASLTYVLWREEDASFWWNALEVESAPAMVIMKDPGLKPVVYHGSGNRTWFLDILEQNKQLQLPQLSSTTSMELGCDARGYSRAGFETATWYCAVLVGRQSTELNKMRETMCRVQDALSNHDESDEASKDPSAASAHKNKRLTLAWLDGEVQSKYCFFYVQSETSYDTCGTRKSPIDVPRILIIRYHRNATESANVEKKSSNWPKTVWESEADDVDPAAQLVVSYDGPAETPEIIKWLSKMVEDGDSKNLPFYRAKTPELVPESAEPMRSGVPKSVKATQALLRLWNRIKDYLEDPRMGPTLLLGALLSAGSVWWTRSRATQQPVQTTQQSSTNQSDNNTEEEEKKKERKREQRRRNAKGEEAPASITDNEPKDAVQILSSGSDSD, from the exons ATGGCGAAAGAATCTCCGTCGTCTTCGTCGTCGATGCCCTCAGTGCTCAGAGCCTACGCGGCTCCTATTTTCATATTCGTCCTCGCTATGTTCTTCCAGCTTTTCCTTCTTCCTCGTTCCTTTCCTACTTCTCACTACGACG TTTTGGGTGTAAAGACGTACGGTTCAGAGGATGACGTGAGAGAGGCGTACGAGGCTATTGCTTCCAAGTG GAATTCAGATTCAGGAGATGCTCGTCCCGCTGATTTTATAAAG ATACAATACGCCTATGAGCTTTTAACAAATCCAGTTTGGAAAAGGGACTATGACCTGTATGGCATTGATGAATCACTG CATATTATAGAGGAGCTTGAAAAACAATATTCTGTGGAAGATTttgcaaaaataaaaactccCCTGCTGGAAGCGGTCTCTTATG agccTGAACATGAAGGTTTTATGGCAATTACGTCCCAAGACTTTGCGTCTAAGTTCCAAGATTCGAAGCCATGGCTCATTCAG CTGTATTCTTCTGGTAGCAACAGCTCTGCTCAGTTCTCTATGGCCTGGAGAAGGATTG TTGACTTGTTGGACGGGGTTGCTAATCATGCGATGGTAGAGCTAGGTGATGTTCGACTTGTGACCTACCTTGCTGAGAAGAAAACAACAGGACAAGTACTTTTTAGAAACG GCCTTCCTTCAATTGTCGCTTTCCCTCCCCAATGCAAAACTGCAGATTGTCTTATCAG GTTTGAAGGAGAGCTGTCAACAGACGCAATTACTGATTGGTTTGCAACCACGGTACTGGAGTTGCCTAGAGTATTCTATCACACAAAAGAAACACTG GTACCCAAGTTTCTCGCCAAAGTTCCACCTAATAAG GTGAGAgtcattttattttcacaaacagGGGAGCGAGCCACTCCTTCTGTACGCCAAGCTGCAAAAGATTATTGGAATTTTGCCTCTCTAACTTACGTGCTTTGGAGAGAAGAGGATGCATCTTTTTGGTGGAATGC GTTGGAGGTGGAATCTGCACCTGCCATGGTGATTATGAAGGATCCGGGTTTAAAACCTGTTGTTTATCATG GATCTGGCAACCGTACATGGTTTTTGGACATTTTGGAGCAGAACAAGCAATTAC AGCTTCCTCAACTAAGTAGCACAACATCAATGGAACTTGGTTGTGATGCACGTGGCTATTCTCGAGCTGGTTTTGAAACAGCGACGTGGTACTGTGCCGTCCTTGTTGGAAGACAGAGCACGGAGCTCAATAAGATGAGGGAA ACCATGTGCAGGGTACAAGATGCTTTGTCAAACCATGACGAATCAGACGAGGCTTCCAAGGATCCTTCAGCAGCTTCTGCGCACAAAAACAAGCGACTTACACTTGCGTGGCTCGATGGAGAAGTCCAGAGC AAATACTGTTTTTTCTATGTTCAATCGGAAACCAGCTATGACACGTGTGGAACTAGGAAGTCCCCAATTGATGTCCCTAGGATCTTGATCATCCGGTACCATAGAAATGCTACAGAAAGTGCTAACGTAGAGAAGAAATCAAGTAACTGGCCCAAAACTGTTTGGGAATCTGAAGCTGACGATGTAGATCCCGCTGCACAACTTGTCGTTAGTTATGACGGACCAGCTGAAACTCCCGAG ATTATAAAGTGGCTATCTAAAATGGTTGAAGATGGCGACAGCAAAAACCTACCATTCTAT AGAGCGAAAACTCCAGAACTTGTTCCAGAAAGTGCTGAACCGATGAGGTCAGGAGTCCCGAAAAGCGTGAAAGCAACACAAGCACTCTTGCGCTTATGGAACAGAATCAAAGATTACCTAGAAGACCCAAGAATGGGACCTACATTGCTTCTAGGAGCTTTGTTATCTGCAGGCAGTGTTTGGTGGACGAGAAGCCGAGCAACTCAACAACCCGTTCAGACAACTCAGCAATCATCGACGAATCAGTCAGACAATAAC acggaggaggaggagaagaagaaagagagaaagagagaacaaCGAAGGAGGAATGCAAAGGGTGAAGAGGCTCCTGCTTCGATCACTGATAACGAACCTAAAGATGCTGTCCAGATTCTATCTTCAGGTTCTGATTCtgactaa